One segment of Planctomycetota bacterium DNA contains the following:
- a CDS encoding alpha/beta fold hydrolase — MLAIGFQRAPDAAVSKPLYKVSPVATLNLKDEKRSKSLEITVIAPAEPLDANAKIPPPYPLVVFSHGMGGSDEAFPLLAEYLAARGFVVIRPTHADSAKYMKDPKELVKNPRAVVKTVDLRGRVQDLVFILDSLDTIEANSGLFGARGGSSKIDRTRIAVAGHSAGAFTAALAAGMEARGLDRTVKSYMEGLKSYIEPRFKAGVIISGQGLTSKALTQDSWKKISVPMLYFTGSLDTTPATDETPEARKDGFKFSRGTAAGGPPAWLVFVEGATHSSFGGKSRALALDAGAKDPTDPQLVSAVTNEVVLEFLNATLRDDAAAKAWMANPDNVKALSEGKATIQSK; from the coding sequence ATGCTGGCGATCGGATTTCAGCGAGCGCCGGACGCAGCCGTTTCCAAGCCGCTCTATAAAGTTTCTCCTGTCGCGACACTCAACCTCAAGGATGAGAAGCGCTCGAAATCCCTTGAGATCACAGTGATTGCCCCGGCCGAGCCGCTGGACGCCAACGCGAAAATTCCGCCGCCCTATCCGCTGGTTGTTTTCTCGCACGGAATGGGCGGCTCCGACGAGGCGTTTCCATTGCTGGCGGAATACCTTGCAGCGCGCGGCTTCGTGGTCATTCGTCCGACGCACGCCGACAGCGCCAAGTACATGAAGGATCCGAAGGAGCTGGTCAAGAATCCCAGGGCGGTGGTCAAGACCGTGGATCTGCGCGGCCGAGTCCAGGATCTCGTCTTCATCCTAGATTCACTCGACACCATCGAAGCGAATTCGGGTTTGTTCGGCGCGAGGGGCGGCAGCAGCAAAATCGATCGCACCCGAATCGCGGTGGCGGGGCATTCGGCGGGTGCGTTCACGGCCGCGCTGGCCGCCGGCATGGAGGCCCGCGGGCTGGACCGGACGGTCAAGTCGTACATGGAAGGCCTCAAGAGTTACATCGAACCGCGCTTCAAGGCGGGCGTGATCATTTCCGGACAGGGGCTCACCAGCAAGGCGCTCACCCAGGACTCATGGAAGAAAATTTCCGTGCCGATGCTCTACTTCACCGGCTCGCTCGACACGACGCCCGCCACCGACGAAACACCGGAGGCCCGCAAGGATGGATTCAAGTTTTCCCGCGGTACCGCGGCCGGTGGCCCGCCCGCGTGGCTGGTGTTCGTCGAGGGCGCCACGCACTCAAGCTTCGGCGGCAAGTCCCGGGCGCTGGCGCTTGATGCGGGGGCGAAGGATCCGACCGATCCGCAACTCGTCTCCGCGGTCACAAATGAAGTCGTGCTGGAGTTCCTGAACGCCACACTTCGGGATGACGCGGCGGCCAAGGCATGGATGGCGAATCCCGACAACGTGAAGGCCCTCAGCGAGGGCAAGGCCACGATTCAGTCAAAATAA
- the gap gene encoding type I glyceraldehyde-3-phosphate dehydrogenase: MAIRIGINGFGRIGRLVYRAAVEQGGFEIVGVNDLVPADNLAYLLQYDTTHGRFKQQVKASGDSFSVAGMTTRTMSEREPGKLPWKDLGCQYVLESTGRFTDFEGAKGHIAAGAKRVLISAPTKSEQEIPTLVYKVNHEQYDPSRHTIVSNASCTTNCLAPIVKVIMDEFGLEEGLMTTVHAATATQPTQDGPSKKDWRGGRNAYQNIIPASTGAAKAVALCLPATKGKLTGMSFRVPLANVSCVDLTFRTVKPTSLDRIHAAMKIASEGAMKDVLGYTEEEVVSSDFMSDPRSSIYDARACIQLNDRFFKVVSWYDNESGYATRCLDMLRMMAAKDKA; encoded by the coding sequence GTGGCAATTCGAATCGGCATCAATGGTTTTGGTCGCATCGGCCGGCTGGTCTATCGGGCCGCGGTTGAGCAGGGTGGTTTCGAGATCGTCGGCGTCAACGACCTGGTCCCCGCAGACAACCTCGCCTACCTGCTGCAGTACGACACCACGCATGGCCGCTTCAAGCAGCAGGTGAAGGCCTCCGGTGATTCCTTCTCCGTCGCCGGCATGACCACGCGCACCATGAGCGAGCGCGAGCCGGGCAAGCTGCCGTGGAAGGATCTCGGCTGCCAGTATGTGCTGGAGAGCACGGGGCGCTTCACCGATTTCGAGGGGGCCAAGGGTCACATCGCGGCCGGCGCCAAGCGCGTGCTGATCTCGGCGCCGACCAAGAGCGAGCAGGAAATTCCGACGCTGGTCTACAAGGTGAACCACGAGCAGTACGACCCGTCGCGCCACACCATTGTGAGCAACGCCAGCTGCACCACCAATTGCCTGGCGCCGATCGTGAAGGTGATCATGGACGAGTTCGGACTCGAGGAAGGCCTGATGACGACGGTGCACGCCGCGACCGCGACCCAGCCGACGCAGGACGGGCCGTCCAAGAAGGATTGGCGCGGCGGGCGCAACGCCTACCAGAACATCATTCCCGCCAGCACCGGCGCCGCCAAGGCGGTGGCGCTCTGCCTGCCCGCGACCAAGGGCAAGCTCACCGGCATGAGCTTCCGCGTTCCGCTGGCCAACGTGAGTTGCGTCGACCTGACCTTCCGCACCGTGAAGCCGACCAGCCTGGACCGCATCCACGCGGCCATGAAGATTGCGTCCGAGGGCGCCATGAAGGATGTGCTCGGATACACGGAGGAGGAGGTCGTGTCGAGCGATTTCATGAGCGATCCGCGCAGCAGCATCTACGACGCCCGCGCCTGCATCCAGTTGAACGACCGATTCTTCAAGGTGGTGAGCTGGTACGACAACGAGAGCGGCTACGCCACGCGCTGTCTGGACATGCTCCGCATGATGGCGGCCAAAGACAAGGCGTGA
- a CDS encoding SDR family NAD(P)-dependent oxidoreductase, which translates to MAIGSLQNRAAIVTGASSGIGAATAEAMARAGMRVLLVARRADRLEGVVARIRDRGGEAVALQLDAAVPGAAQRMLQEGERIFGGVDVVFANAGYGMEKAVHEMSMAEIRAMFELNFFAATELLSLAAQQMIRQKRRGHLLMCSSCLAKFTIPYFGAYAATKSAQAMMTRAMRFELEPHGIEVSSVHPVATATEFFEQSVLRAGIDPQGKTVPDHAPKMFVQTPQQVADAVVRCLRRPRSEVWTSLAVRLASGVINAFPGLYDVALRKQAREVRRHPKPPV; encoded by the coding sequence TGACCGGCGCCAGCTCCGGCATTGGCGCCGCGACCGCGGAGGCCATGGCCCGCGCCGGCATGCGCGTGCTGCTGGTGGCTCGGCGCGCGGATCGGCTCGAAGGGGTGGTGGCGCGGATCCGTGACCGCGGCGGCGAGGCCGTGGCGCTGCAGCTGGACGCGGCCGTGCCCGGCGCGGCACAACGCATGCTGCAAGAAGGAGAGCGGATCTTCGGCGGTGTCGACGTGGTCTTCGCCAACGCCGGGTACGGCATGGAAAAAGCGGTCCATGAGATGTCCATGGCGGAGATCCGCGCCATGTTCGAGTTGAATTTCTTCGCGGCCACCGAGCTGCTCTCGCTGGCGGCACAGCAGATGATTCGCCAGAAGCGGCGCGGCCACCTGCTGATGTGCTCGAGCTGCCTGGCCAAGTTCACCATTCCCTATTTCGGAGCCTACGCGGCCACCAAGTCCGCGCAAGCCATGATGACCCGCGCCATGCGCTTTGAATTGGAGCCCCACGGCATCGAAGTCTCGAGCGTGCATCCGGTGGCGACGGCCACGGAATTCTTCGAGCAGTCCGTTCTGCGCGCCGGCATCGATCCACAGGGCAAGACCGTGCCTGATCATGCGCCGAAGATGTTCGTGCAGACTCCGCAGCAGGTCGCCGACGCGGTGGTGCGCTGCCTGCGCCGCCCGCGGAGCGAGGTCTGGACCAGCCTCGCAGTGCGCCTGGCCTCAGGCGTCATCAATGCCTTCCCCGGCCTCTACGACGTGGCGTTGCGCAAGCAGGCGCGCGAAGTTCGCCGCCATCCAAAGCCGCCGGTCTAG